Proteins co-encoded in one Campylobacter concisus genomic window:
- a CDS encoding TolC family protein → MKFLSLALVLVLSGCTVKNIDENYKQILLEDNASQELNLDTSWWKEYHQSYLNELIDLALKNNTDLAKAAINVNKALAQAGILEANLIPTFNAGIEVSSNKNIKEGGASSRSFGSSIGLSYELDLWQKLANSKDAAKFEADATKFDLEASKLSVINSVTDAYFQILYLNESIKTYEQILEIYNELNEIVRFKFELGKEEALSLKQINSQLLSAQNKIENTKKELVTAKKTLRFLLNERPEFELKFEGLTLSPVKRAGVDLEVPTSAIANRPDLRAAIYRIEVSILNYKASQKEFYPSITLGASLKSSTDKKDEAFNLKFLNGNIALNLPFLNYSKLKSNLKVSEANFELAKLNYISTLNSALNEIDAFYKSYLNDEALLANYQEQIKNYEEISKIYELKYSYGKVELKQFLEAKNSELEAKIGLLKAKYTLLQDELNIYKAMAGKFNR, encoded by the coding sequence ATGAAATTTCTAAGCTTAGCTTTAGTGCTCGTTTTAAGCGGCTGCACTGTTAAAAATATAGATGAAAATTACAAGCAAATTTTACTTGAAGATAACGCTAGTCAGGAACTAAATTTAGACACTTCTTGGTGGAAAGAGTATCACCAAAGCTATCTTAATGAGCTCATTGATCTAGCACTTAAAAACAACACCGACCTTGCAAAAGCAGCTATAAATGTAAATAAAGCCCTCGCTCAAGCTGGTATTTTGGAAGCAAATTTAATCCCAACCTTTAACGCTGGTATTGAGGTATCAAGCAACAAAAATATAAAAGAGGGCGGCGCTTCTAGTAGAAGCTTTGGCTCAAGCATAGGGCTTAGCTACGAGCTTGATCTTTGGCAAAAGCTTGCAAATAGCAAAGATGCAGCGAAGTTTGAAGCAGATGCTACTAAATTTGATCTGGAAGCTAGCAAACTAAGCGTGATAAACTCCGTAACAGACGCCTATTTTCAGATTTTATATCTAAATGAGAGCATTAAAACTTATGAGCAAATTTTAGAAATTTATAATGAACTAAATGAGATAGTTAGGTTTAAATTTGAGCTTGGCAAAGAGGAAGCTCTAAGCCTAAAACAGATAAACTCACAGCTTTTAAGCGCTCAAAACAAGATAGAAAATACCAAAAAAGAGCTTGTGACTGCTAAAAAAACGCTTAGGTTTTTGTTAAATGAGAGGCCAGAATTTGAGCTTAAATTTGAAGGCCTTACGCTAAGTCCTGTAAAAAGAGCGGGCGTTGATCTAGAAGTGCCAACAAGCGCCATAGCAAACAGGCCTGATCTAAGAGCGGCTATTTACCGCATAGAAGTGAGCATCCTAAACTATAAAGCTAGTCAAAAAGAGTTTTATCCAAGCATCACGCTAGGAGCTAGCCTCAAAAGCAGTACCGACAAAAAAGACGAAGCGTTTAATCTTAAATTTCTAAATGGCAACATCGCTTTAAATTTACCGTTTTTAAACTACTCTAAGCTAAAGTCAAATTTAAAAGTAAGCGAGGCAAATTTCGAGCTTGCAAAGCTAAACTACATAAGCACTCTAAATAGCGCATTAAACGAGATAGACGCATTTTATAAAAGCTACCTAAACGACGAAGCGTTGCTTGCTAACTACCAAGAACAGATAAAAAACTATGAGGAAATTTCAAAAATTTACGAACTAAAATACTCCTACGGCAAGGTCGAGCTAAAGCAGTTTTTAGAGGCTAAAAATAGCGAGCTAGAAGCCAAAATAGGGCTATTAAAAGCAAAATACACGCTTTTACAAGACGAGCTAAATATCTACAAAGCCATGGCAGGCAAATTTAATAGGTAA
- a CDS encoding disulfide bond formation protein DsbA, which translates to MVIAIDLGSNTFRVALVKKEQNGFSNEQIYENIVGAARGLNESGKIADESRNRLFEAITEAKNKFDFDKFKYAAVATEAFRVASNSEEIFSEIREKFGINFHIISGKAEAKLTFLGVQNAFKKLGINEKFSVIDIGGASSEIGEDGNFMSFKFGIITFFEKFKTLDLMQENAKIYTKDAREFLNSLKNKFIVLTSGVPTTIAALRLGLNYENYDPKKINGYELRDDDLAWFVDELLKMDDKSADLAVGRNRKYPLITGTLLLEELLSGQEAKFLVIDDGLREGVGVAYLQGKFQEIITNF; encoded by the coding sequence TTGGTTATAGCGATCGATCTTGGCTCAAACACATTTCGCGTAGCACTTGTCAAAAAAGAGCAAAATGGCTTTAGCAATGAGCAAATTTATGAAAATATAGTAGGAGCTGCCAGAGGGCTAAATGAAAGTGGCAAGATAGCAGATGAGTCCAGAAATAGGCTCTTTGAAGCGATAACAGAGGCTAAAAATAAATTTGATTTTGATAAATTTAAATACGCAGCAGTCGCGACTGAGGCTTTTAGGGTAGCGTCAAATAGCGAGGAAATTTTTAGCGAGATAAGAGAGAAATTTGGCATAAATTTTCATATCATCAGTGGCAAAGCAGAAGCAAAGCTTACATTTTTGGGTGTTCAAAATGCTTTTAAAAAGCTTGGAATCAATGAAAAATTTAGCGTCATTGACATCGGTGGAGCAAGCTCAGAGATCGGTGAAGATGGAAATTTTATGAGTTTTAAATTTGGCATTATTACATTTTTTGAGAAATTTAAAACACTTGATTTAATGCAAGAAAATGCAAAAATTTATACAAAAGATGCAAGAGAATTTTTAAATAGCTTAAAAAATAAATTTATCGTGCTGACTTCTGGTGTACCAACTACTATCGCAGCGCTACGACTAGGACTTAACTATGAGAACTATGATCCAAAAAAAATAAACGGATATGAGCTTAGAGATGATGATCTTGCTTGGTTTGTAGATGAACTTTTAAAGATGGATGATAAGAGCGCTGATTTGGCGGTTGGAAGAAACAGAAAGTATCCGCTCATCACCGGAACCTTGCTTTTAGAGGAGCTTTTAAGTGGGCAAGAAGCAAAATTTTTAGTTATTGACGATGGGCTTAGAGAGGGTGTTGGTGTTGCCTATCTGCAAGGAAAATTTCAAGAAATTATCACAAATTTTTAG
- a CDS encoding GatB/YqeY domain-containing protein: MSIREQILADIKEAMKAKDEFKRDTLRTLNAALKQVEVDQRIEMTDEVVLPLLQKEIKKRADSVELYIKGAREDLAKKEQGEIELIKAYLPAQLSDEELKEKIKKIIERVGKNLGAVMKMAKDEIGASAEAKRISMIAKELLA, translated from the coding sequence ATGAGTATAAGAGAGCAAATTTTAGCTGATATAAAAGAGGCTATGAAAGCAAAAGATGAGTTTAAAAGAGATACGTTAAGAACGCTAAATGCAGCACTTAAGCAAGTTGAAGTAGATCAAAGGATCGAGATGACCGACGAGGTCGTGCTTCCACTACTTCAAAAAGAGATCAAAAAGAGGGCTGACTCAGTTGAGCTTTATATAAAAGGCGCTAGGGAGGATTTGGCTAAAAAAGAGCAGGGCGAGATTGAGCTTATTAAGGCATATTTGCCAGCACAGCTAAGTGATGAAGAGCTTAAAGAAAAAATAAAAAAGATTATTGAAAGAGTCGGTAAAAATTTAGGCGCTGTAATGAAAATGGCAAAAGATGAGATCGGGGCAAGTGCTGAAGCAAAACGCATAAGTATGATCGCAAAAGAGCTTTTGGCTTAA
- a CDS encoding flagellar protein, whose protein sequence is MSSAWDYEANACSSDGKFSAKFEGCEVAMGAPTLGELRLFINSKHCLKLKNEPSNHEKRLSNFDQNLVKDDDAFQILLSERATACFLFSEDSKFLAFSEWTADKMQIVKVVHLADMSIKTDNRRKRVVEFLSFDDGLLEILDSPIFMPKNYTLDIRTFFDDKI, encoded by the coding sequence ATGAGCTCGGCTTGGGACTATGAGGCAAATGCGTGTAGTAGTGATGGCAAATTTAGCGCCAAATTTGAAGGCTGTGAGGTCGCTATGGGCGCTCCAACCCTTGGCGAGCTACGACTTTTTATAAATAGCAAGCACTGTCTAAAATTAAAAAATGAGCCTTCAAACCACGAAAAAAGACTATCAAATTTTGATCAAAATTTAGTTAAAGATGACGATGCGTTTCAAATTTTACTTAGCGAAAGGGCGACTGCTTGCTTTTTGTTTTCAGAGGACTCTAAATTTCTAGCTTTTTCTGAATGGACGGCAGATAAAATGCAGATCGTAAAGGTAGTGCATCTAGCCGATATGAGCATAAAAACTGATAATAGGCGCAAAAGAGTAGTGGAATTTCTCTCATTTGATGATGGCTTGCTTGAAATTTTAGACTCGCCGATCTTTATGCCTAAAAACTACACACTGGATATCCGCACATTTTTTGACGATAAAATTTAA
- a CDS encoding MacB family efflux pump subunit yields the protein MISLKNITKSFKLGDNEIEILHGINLEIKKGEFIAIIGQSGSGKSTLMNILGCLDSPSGGQYLLEGKDISKFDSDALAKLRRDKFGFIFQRYNLLSTMNALENVALPSIYAGANKSDREKRGMEILDSLGLSEKAKNLPNKLSGGQQQRVSIARALMNGGEIILADEPTGALDSKSGLRVMEILVDLYKKGHTIIIVTHDPKIAEYASRVIEIKDGNIVSDNVKNSEIYEATKQSQPEKSKFTYYKDQLIESFKMSVNAMLAHKLRSLLTMLGIIIGITAVISVVALGKGSQEQILAGIRKIGTNTIDIMPGKGFGDMLSGRVKTLSISDANMLSKQSFLDSVTPNTSTSGVLTYENISLTATLKGGGVGSFDVNGLKLEKGRIYDDEEVLNSDSVTLIDQNTKNSIFKNEDPIGKIILFNKKPLRIIGVLQKDEFKIGDASSLKIYAPYTTVINKITGDKFISSITVKVNESVNAQIAEKSLTDLLTIKHGKKDFFTRNSDSIKQTIEETISTMRLLISSIAVVSLVVGGIGVMNIMLVSVTERTKEIGIKMAIGARQSNILQQFLIEAVLLCLIGGAIGIAFSYAIGYIFNNFLDGFSMIFSNGSIVLALVMSMAIGIIFGYMPAKNASKLNPIDALSRE from the coding sequence GTGATAAGCCTAAAAAATATCACAAAAAGCTTTAAGCTTGGCGATAATGAGATAGAAATTCTTCATGGCATAAATTTAGAGATAAAAAAGGGCGAATTTATAGCCATTATCGGTCAGTCTGGCTCTGGCAAATCAACGCTTATGAACATCCTTGGCTGCTTAGATAGCCCAAGTGGCGGGCAGTACTTGCTAGAGGGCAAAGATATATCAAAATTTGATAGCGACGCACTTGCTAAGCTTAGACGAGATAAATTTGGCTTTATCTTTCAAAGATATAACCTTCTTAGCACGATGAACGCCCTTGAAAATGTCGCACTTCCTAGCATTTACGCAGGGGCAAATAAGAGCGACCGAGAAAAAAGAGGAATGGAGATCTTAGACTCACTTGGCCTTAGCGAAAAGGCTAAAAATTTACCAAATAAACTCTCAGGCGGACAACAGCAAAGGGTCTCCATAGCAAGGGCACTTATGAATGGTGGCGAGATCATCTTGGCTGATGAGCCAACTGGTGCGCTTGATAGTAAAAGTGGGCTAAGAGTGATGGAAATTTTAGTGGATCTTTATAAAAAAGGTCACACCATCATCATCGTTACGCACGATCCAAAGATCGCCGAGTACGCAAGCCGTGTGATCGAGATAAAAGATGGCAACATCGTAAGCGACAATGTAAAAAATAGCGAAATTTACGAGGCTACAAAGCAGAGCCAGCCAGAAAAAAGCAAATTTACCTACTATAAAGATCAGCTAATTGAAAGCTTTAAAATGTCGGTAAATGCGATGCTAGCTCATAAATTAAGATCACTTTTAACGATGCTTGGCATTATTATTGGCATCACTGCAGTCATTAGCGTCGTAGCTCTTGGCAAAGGCTCACAGGAGCAAATTTTAGCTGGTATCAGAAAGATCGGCACAAATACGATCGATATCATGCCAGGAAAAGGCTTTGGCGATATGCTCTCAGGCAGGGTAAAAACGCTCTCTATAAGTGATGCGAATATGCTCTCAAAGCAGTCATTTCTGGACTCAGTCACTCCAAATACAAGTACTTCAGGCGTACTAACGTATGAAAATATCTCCTTAACAGCGACACTAAAAGGCGGTGGAGTAGGGAGCTTTGACGTAAATGGACTAAAACTAGAAAAGGGAAGAATTTACGATGATGAGGAGGTTTTAAACTCAGATTCTGTCACATTAATAGACCAAAACACCAAAAACAGTATATTTAAAAACGAAGACCCTATCGGTAAGATCATTCTTTTTAACAAAAAGCCACTTCGCATTATAGGTGTTTTACAAAAAGATGAGTTTAAAATCGGCGATGCTAGCTCACTTAAAATTTATGCTCCATATACGACTGTGATAAACAAGATAACGGGCGATAAATTTATTAGCTCAATAACCGTAAAAGTAAATGAAAGCGTAAATGCTCAAATCGCAGAAAAGAGCCTAACTGATCTTTTAACGATAAAACACGGCAAAAAAGACTTCTTTACAAGAAATTCTGATAGCATCAAGCAAACTATCGAAGAGACCATCTCGACGATGCGCCTTCTCATCTCAAGTATCGCCGTCGTCTCGCTCGTAGTTGGTGGTATAGGCGTGATGAATATCATGCTAGTCTCAGTTACAGAGCGCACCAAAGAGATAGGTATAAAAATGGCGATCGGAGCTAGGCAGAGCAACATCTTACAGCAGTTTTTGATAGAGGCGGTGCTACTTTGCCTTATCGGCGGAGCTATTGGTATAGCCTTTTCTTACGCGATCGGCTACATATTTAATAACTTTTTAGATGGCTTTAGCATGATCTTTTCAAATGGTTCGATCGTGCTAGCGCTTGTTATGTCGATGGCGATTGGCATCATCTTTGGCTACATGCCAGCTAAAAATGCCTCAAAACTAAATCCAATAGATGCGCTTTCAAGGGAGTAA
- a CDS encoding efflux RND transporter periplasmic adaptor subunit, whose product MKKSKILIILLILGVGGYFIYDNFFKIKDEKVEFITKKAKKGSFSKKVDATGEIFATELVDVGAQVSGQIKKLYVKLGDQVKKGDMIASIDSSTQQNSIDNKEAQLAIYKAQLESAKVALNISKTQFDRENALFAKNATSKQEFESAKNTFSANSAKIKELEAQIKQTNIELSTAKINLSYTKIIAPRDGIIVSVQVEEGQTVNANQTTPTIVKIADLSYVKMKMQIAEGDITKIKVGTPVEYSILSEPTKKFQTTVSSIDPGLTTLSDGSYGSSSSSKSTSSSTSSNSAVYYYAQSIVENKDKILRIGMTTQNELLIANVKDAIIVPSIGIKRDENGTFVYILKDGKAVKTAVKTGIKDNLDTQIISGVNDGDEIITSQGSASEIAKMIEKENKKF is encoded by the coding sequence ATGAAAAAATCTAAAATTTTAATAATCCTGCTTATTTTAGGCGTCGGTGGATATTTTATCTATGATAATTTTTTCAAGATAAAAGATGAAAAGGTGGAATTTATCACCAAAAAGGCAAAGAAAGGTTCATTTAGCAAAAAGGTCGATGCGACTGGAGAAATTTTCGCTACCGAGCTAGTTGATGTGGGTGCTCAGGTGAGTGGCCAGATAAAAAAACTCTACGTTAAGCTTGGAGATCAGGTCAAAAAAGGCGATATGATCGCAAGTATCGATAGCTCGACCCAGCAAAATAGCATAGACAATAAAGAAGCTCAGCTTGCCATCTACAAAGCTCAGCTTGAAAGCGCAAAAGTGGCTCTAAATATCTCTAAAACGCAGTTTGATAGAGAAAATGCACTTTTTGCCAAAAACGCCACTTCAAAACAAGAATTTGAAAGCGCAAAAAATACTTTTAGCGCAAATAGTGCCAAGATAAAGGAGCTCGAGGCTCAGATAAAGCAGACAAATATCGAGTTAAGTACGGCCAAGATAAATTTAAGCTACACAAAGATCATCGCTCCAAGAGATGGAATAATAGTAAGCGTGCAAGTAGAGGAGGGTCAGACCGTAAATGCCAACCAAACTACGCCAACTATCGTAAAGATCGCAGATCTTAGCTATGTCAAGATGAAGATGCAAATAGCTGAAGGCGACATCACAAAGATAAAGGTTGGCACACCAGTTGAGTACTCGATCCTATCTGAGCCAACGAAAAAATTTCAAACAACGGTTAGCTCAATTGACCCTGGCTTAACGACATTAAGCGATGGTAGCTACGGCTCTAGCAGTAGTAGCAAATCTACAAGCTCAAGCACTTCAAGCAACTCAGCTGTTTATTATTATGCTCAAAGCATAGTTGAAAATAAAGATAAAATTTTAAGAATAGGCATGACAACACAAAATGAGCTTTTAATAGCAAATGTAAAGGACGCTATCATCGTACCAAGCATCGGCATCAAAAGAGATGAAAACGGCACTTTTGTCTATATTTTAAAAGATGGCAAAGCGGTAAAAACAGCGGTCAAAACTGGCATAAAAGACAACCTTGATACGCAGATCATTAGCGGTGTGAACGATGGCGACGAGATCATCACATCACAAGGCTCAGCAAGCGAGATAGCCAAGATGATCGAAAAAGAAAATAAGAAGTTTTAA